Within the Triplophysa dalaica isolate WHDGS20190420 chromosome 2, ASM1584641v1, whole genome shotgun sequence genome, the region tattttttataaatattactttattaaacaatagTACTGAAATTTAAGTAGAcacaaaacataattaaaaactaaatgtacaggtaagatactggtttataatgtaaaactttTGCAATTAATTGGGCTCTACAATTGATTGTTTTTGCGTATGACTGGAATTCGATGtatgttatataaaacaatgaaaataatattttgagcCATATTCTTTGTTACTTGAAAGAACCTGTTTAAACAAGACTTCAGATAAGCTTTACATGATTAACACTGATATCATGCAGAAGAAGTTTtgtctatataaatataaatcacgTTTTAGATCCTGTTTACACTTGCATTTAATCCTGACCACTTGAAACTaaatcacccaaaaaagaaTCTGTGTAAACAGAGCCAAAAACCTTTAAAGATAAACGTTTTGTATTTTGATTCCTCCTTGACCAGGTGGAGCCGGAGGTAAAGGTGTGTGGGGGGCAGCAGGTATGGTGTATGAGGTGGAGGAACCCGACCTTAAGGACCCTAATTATGATGAATCTGCACAGGTAAGTACACTTGCGCAAAAATACTATATAATGTTTAGAGTAGGAAATAAAATTTTGTAAATACTCCACTTAAGTGAGAGGCTAGTTATACATCATACATTAAGACATTTTTGAAGAGTGGCCTGACCTTAGTATCTGGATTGTGTTCACCATGCTGTTAGAAATGATTAAGGTTTGGCCAATTGTTAATCAACCCAAGTGCTTATCTTGTTCCACAGGCAGCTCCTTAATATTATGACAGAAAAGTCAGTTGCTTGAAAGTCAGTGATACAAATGTAGCCACAAAACCACCTCGTTGCACAGTCAGAAGTTATTTGGcactgaattaaaaaaaggcactttagtaaataaaaaaggggATTCTTTTTATTAGCTTTAAGTTCTTTGTCTCAAAGTAAACATTAAACGTGTTTTCTAATGCCCATCTTTTGTCTCTTTATCAGGGAGACACTGTTTATGCCACAGTAGTACCAGAGCTGGATGAGAAAGAACTTGAGAAGACCATCAACCCCATTGTGCATGAGTACTTTGAGCATGGAGACACCAAAGAGGTGGAGGTGAGATAAGTTCTGGCATATACCAAATAACCGAAGCTTTGTTTCACACCAGAGAGGAAAATGTTGACTGTGATTTTTCATTCGTTTAATAGATTTACAATAAAGTGCATCACTGTTTGAAATACAAGTGTCTGCTAAACACATAAATCAATTACACAAACTTTGACCCAAAGCAACCTTGAAAAAGACCATTAGGTTGACACTGTTATTACCATGGTTTTGTATTTAAACTACAGGGAATttgtaatgaataaatgttaatgcaaAAAAGTACATTTGCACCACAGCACCTTTTGCTACTATATCATTTTACATGCGTTTTCTGCAGTTCTTTGTGATCTTTGTAATGCTTGTAATCTAAATTTCCATCTGCTTCAATTTTTTACCTGGTAGATGCTGCTGAGAGAGTTGAATCTGGGCCATCACAGATACGAGTTCTCCTCTCTggctgtttctctttcttttgaaGGCAAAGCTAGCCATAGGGAGCTCACATCACGACTTCTCTCGGATCTGTCTGTCAACATGCTGTCTGAGGATGACATGAAGCGTGCTTTTGACAAAATACTGAAGGAGCTGCCAGACCTCATATTAGATACACCAGAGGCCTCACAGGTTGAGTAATGAATCAAAACATAAACTTGACTGTAACACAAAGTCTGATGATAAACTTGAATGGgggaatataaaaaaaatctaatttagttttatcttgtcataatttgtttaatgtacACTAGTTAATAAGTGTGTTTGTAGTCGTGAGTTAATATATTGCTTCTAAAGTTTGCTATTTACAGCatagcaagtccacagtcctatctacttgaatggggaaAGGCAGCTATTTATAAAATCGCTGGCAAAAATTACAATTAGACAGCATATTTCCGTTTACTTATTAACCATGACATGAACTGTATCAtgtatcttttgttttttgtaagcCTAAATTGTGCCTTTTTTGATGTCAGTCTTTATTGATTGATGTTGTCTTGTTTTACTGGAAGGTGGGACTTCCTTCGCTGGCGTGGCCATATTGAGTGTTGCATTAATGTTGTAACAGTAGTGgagcatcttgttaatattaatatctttgtttaTAGTCTCTGCAAAGTAATAAGGATGAAGTAGGATAACTTTTGTTTCTTAgcaccagaaaaaaaatcttgttgtaATCCATTTGTTATCCATGTGAACACATTCCCCAAATAACCTGGTTTGTATATTTACCTCAGATGCTTGGACAATTCATTGCACGAGCCATTGCTGACCATGCCTTACCCATGAATTTCCTCGACTGTTACAAAGGCAAGGTGGACTGTGACCATGCCAGGTGAGCTAGGTTGCTTTTTAAgttgtatacatattttttaccaGCAATCTTGTGTCCTTATTGTGAAGTATTCAATAACTTGGTAAAGTAACCATTACAGGGTAAAATTTCTAAGCATTTGCACAGCCCTAATGGTTGTCTTTAACCTTGGACAGTTTATTAAATTCCATTACAGTTTTCCAATATAACTAGTTTGGTTGGTCCAAAGTACAGAGGGAACATTTATTCAAACAACTGtttctaaaacacaaacatgtgggATAGGTTTTTGGGGTTGTGGTTGGGAAATTAACATCTGCCAAGTGCCAACTACCGAATGCGTAAATTTGGAGGGTCAGTTTTCCTTATCAGCCCGCACCTGTGATGAAGGACTTGTTTCAGATTAGACATTGAAAAGGAATGCTGTTGGTTTGTGTTGTCACGTTTCTTGTAAAACAGATGGAAGATAAAACTTTAGTGCGTGTTAGCGTTTTTGAATTTAGTTACACTCATTTGTACAGCTCAAGCTTGCATCATAGTGCACTTGTGAGGTGTGTCTCAATACCAGTATTGCTTATTTGGGAATGCTCTAAATGagcttaaatatttttaagatttattaaccaaaatctattattttgatgtttgcgCCATTGCACAAAATTACACTGTATATTTTCTGATGTGTACAACCTTTTTAACCTGGTGTTAGAGCTGCACTGGACAGAGCATCTGTTCTGCTCTCCATGAAGAGTGGAATCATGCGGCTTGATAATGTCTGGGGCGTTGGTGGCGGCCAGAGGCCTGTCAAACATCTCATCAAAGAGGTAAGATGGGGTCAGAATTCCCTGATTTGTCATGGGTCAGTTTCAAATGTTATTGGAAATCAAGTTAGACAAAGGAGCAATCAGTACTGGCATTGGCAATTTGGGTGTCATAtatgtatctttttttttttgctatacTAATCCAAACTAAATATCCTTTACTAAAACCCCCTAATCTGGAAAATGCCCTTTAACATGTTATTATAACCTTAATTTGAGTCACTAGTGTGTGTGCTGAACCACcttataattatacaaatccctCCATTCTGATTTTCCTAATCTCATGTTAACCACAATAGCCACACTGAACAGGCTGTCACTCTGTGATGTCCAgcccatgaccgctcacagaTTCTGCCTTATGAGCGTAGATTCCACCTCCCGCCAGAGACACGCTGTCTGCCTTTTTCATGTGAGAGCAGTTGTAGCCAGTGACAAGATTGTCTCCGAAAACAATTAAGGTATGCAGTTGTCGGATGTAAAAACGAACATCTAAGCCGCTGAAGACACTGTGGATTAGTTTTATTTCTTAACGAAATGTGCAGAAAACCTCAGGTGAAGTTACTTTACAACGGGATGCTTCACAAGCGAATGTTAGTAAAATGCTGGATTCATAATGGGTCATGTTAGGTTTTTAAGATCTGATTTGTTTTGTCCTGTGCATTGTCACGTATAAAAACGATGTGCATGTTGTAAAGACATGATGCGTTTGTGCTCTAACTCATAGAGAGCATGTATTCGGTTTTCATAGATACGATGTATTTAACTGTCACTTATAAGAGCAATGTGCCAGATTTAAAGACGTAATGCGTTTGTGCATTCACTCAGAAAACAGCGTGCtcagtttttaaacaattaacgTGTTAAATTCACTTTGATGCACATTAGATCACATATGGTTGATATACTATACTGATATAGACTATAACCATAGTTATTTCATACCATATTGTATTACCATTATTGatcaaaaatgagaaaacacaaaattagagATACATTTCATTGATTATTTGTCCAAGATGGCAAATGCCATCAAATAGATTTGTCCCTGCTTTTTTTGCCATACATATTTCCCTTAGTgaagttttgttgttttacagaTGAACCTGTTGTTAAAGGAGTACCTGGTGTCAGGTGAGCTCTCTGAGGCTGAACGCTGTCTGCGAGACCTAGAAGTGCCACACTTCCATCATGAACTGGTCTACGAGGTAAGGTGGAacatacaaaaactattcagtGTAGGATATGTCTTGTTTTCATAAAACTCTTGATAGTTggctcattcattttatttatttattaatttgttaaaagtatcatctgaattaaaaaaaatcataaatcaacTATTATGAATGCGCCAGTAATTGATCAATATTCACCAACATTTGTCTTAACCTGTATTTGCAGATCAGGCTTTTTAATAGGGCTGAGCGATTTATCGGATTGCAATCGCGATGTTGTAATTTGCTAATTgcaatttcacataaaaaaaaaagaaaagcaaaaagaaaagcGTCTGGTCCAAGCCGGTTTGAGTGGCATTCCTGCTAACCAACTGAATGAGCTCACCTCCGTTATGTCCAATCAGCACTGCCCTGCCAATTGCTTAAACGGcagtcataaaaaaaaaacagaaagcgGGAGAGAGAGTGGGATTACTTTCGGGTCTCTGCGTTGCGTGTCTCCCACGTCTCGCAGTGGAACAGTTTAAACTTGACGCCCACATACAGCCTGTCATATGGCAATGGCAATggcattatatttatatagcacttttttcCACAACAAAAGTTGACCAATGTAATTTCCAACagagaaacaacaaaaaaaactgtagaaaataaaaatgaatttatatataaaaggCTTTTTCAAAAAGGAAGGTCTTTAAACTTGACAAAAGAAGACACAGATGAGGCCATTTTAACCGTGAAGTTCATTTCAAAGCTTTGGAGCAACAACAGAAAAGGCACGGGAGCCCCTTCGCCTCAGCCTAGACTTTTATGAATGTAGAGATCTAGATGCTTTCTTTTCAATCAGTAGATCAGAGATGTATGAAGGAGGCAAACCATTCAAcgatttgaaaacaaaaagccAAATTTTAAAACCTACTCTGTAGCGTACAGGCACCTAGTGTTAGGTACTCAAAACAGGATTAATATGAGTCCGTTTGTGGGCCCCTGTCAAAAGTCTATTTCGGACCAGTTTGACTAATTCTGGCAGAAAGTGAGTTGCAATAATCAAGTCTGGATGTGATAAAAGCATGAATTACTTTCTCAAGATtgttaaaagaaagaaactgCTTATCCTTAGACAGGAGCCTCAGCTGAAAAAGGACAATTTCACCACAGCATTTATCTGGCTATCAAACTTTAGAAGCTCATCAAAAATCACACCCAGATTCTTTGCCCAGGGCTTAAGGGGTGGACAACCAACCAAGATTTAAATTAGAGACAACCAAAGAGTCTGAGGGACCGAAGACAGtcttattttaattgaaattcaCGAAGTTTAGCGCTAACCATGCCTTAACATCTGCCAGACAGGCAAGGAGAGCACCCAAACCTTCCGAGTTTCGCTTTATGGGCAGGTAAATTTGTGTATCGTTTGCATAGCAGTAAAAATACAGGCATGTTTTCTAAAAATGGAACCCAATAGGAGCATATATATAGAAAACAAGATGGTGCCAAAATGGATCCTTGGTGAACCCCACACGTTAACACACCATTACTAGAGGTATGCTCAACTATGTTAACTGAAAAGGTTCTATTTGTGAGATAGGATTTCAACCACACCAGAGCACTTACCAGTGACACCAACACACTGTTTGAGCCGGTCAACAAGAATAGTATGATTAACCGTATCAAAAGCGGCAGTGACATCTAACAGCACCAGAACAACATGTTAGTCGCATGTTATAAGAATATCATTTGAAATCTTCAACAAAGCAGTCTCAGTGGAGTAATATTTCCTAATGCCAGACTGAAGATCATATTGTCACCTAAATATGTTTGCAATTGTTCAAGAACAATTTTTTCTAAAAATTTTGggagataaaaatacaaatttgagaGTTCTAAAATAGTGGAGTCTAGACCAGGTTTTTTGAGCAAAGGATGAACAAATGCATGTTTTAGCAGGTCCGGCATAATTTCAGTTACAATACTCAAGCGTCTCTGCCCCGTGCCCCGACGTTTAAACTTGACCCACACACACAGCCAGTCATACTCGCACGTCTCTGTCCCATGAGGTGCGTCTCGCGGACGAGCCGTTTAAACTTGACCCGCACACACAGCCTGTCATACTCTCGTGCATCTGCCCTGTGTAGCTCATCTCCTGGACGCATATACTTAAATCCAGCTACACACCCGGGTGTTCGCaagatttaatggttataatgggagttttatttgttttaatgaaaactataatAAAGTACACTGGTATTTGGATTCTATTAATGTGGTGTAATCTGGCTGTTGGCAACATACAGAACAACAGTAATTCCTATTCCAATAATATTCTAAACTGCAAAAAAGAATTTTGTAATGTTTCTAATGGGAACTATTAGAATTTCTGTaattgttttgattgttttttttcagctgggTAACTATACCCAAACTGTGCGGCACACTATTGACAATATTGAGTTGAAGCTTGATTTAGAAAAACTAAATCGCATATCAAATCAAATCGCGATGTCTgtcaaataaatcacaattaGATATTTTCCCTAATTCGAATATgcatactttttaaatatatttatatttatttaaaatggttCTCTGGTGCtggtagaaaaaaacaaagtatcACAGTGCCATGGCAACACATTTACAGTGTCTTCATGCTCTAACACCtatcaaatgaatgaaaagtaTTCTTTTTAAGTGATTTGAAAAGACAATGTCAGTGAGTCTGAACAATGTTCAATTCTACAATATGTACTTCTACTTGCCTAGAAGAGtactgttttaaaacatttaagggACTAAATACTTGTAAATCTATTTACTACACCTGCTGCTCAACATAATACAACTTAAAGTGGCATGATCagttgcttttttttttaataaatgacttTTGTTCAAATGCCAAGAATTGTGGAAACAAAGTATAGACTTCAGGTGTCCTATCAAAGGTTGCGTTCAGAGTGTCcgtgatatttcttaaataagaTTTGGAGGAAGGCgcttttgaaataaaacacagcagCTCTCTCTGTTTGGCCTCATTTGTAATACAGAATTCTCTAATTTCCAGACTGTTTCCACTGTGGCAAAATAAATTTACTTGTTCGTCATTTTACATCTTGCTCTCGTTTTTGTGTATCTGACAATTGCACAAGGACTTAACTTTTTccttatttcttttttctttcctttattACTCTCCTCTTGGTTTAATTTGCTGTTTGATAGGCTGTGATTATGGTGCTGGAGTCTACTGGTAACACAGCATTGCAGATGATGGTCAAACTCCTCAAGGTTTTCTGGCAAACTGGCCTAATTACACTGGACCAAATGAACAGGGTTTGTACTTTTtttgaagaagaagaagaattctgATGATGTAGTGTGATTCCTTCACTGAAACCAgcaaagaaaatgtcaaaaaaattgCAGTATTAGTgaacatgaaattgaaattcACACCGTTTACTTGTAACCGTTTTTTACCGTTTTACTgtaaacttttctgttttttgtcaTCTAATTATTTTCTAACAACTTGGTTATTCATAACATTCTTAATGAGTATGATAACACTAGCAGGCATTCtatgtacaaatattaatgtatGAATGTATCAAACACAGGGCTTTCAGCGTGTATATGATGAGCTGCCTGAGATCAGCCTGGATGCACCTCATGCGCACTCCATTATGGAAACCTTTGTAGACCTTTGTTTCCAGGAGTCGGTCATCACTAAACAGCTGAGAGATTCCTGTCCAACCAGGTCAGAGACTGCAACCTGCTAAATGATATGTCTGTAAAATATAGTATCAAATCTAgaaattaagacattttaacATGTTAACATGTTTAATAGGGTTGTTACGATTCACGATATTGatctcacttttttttttttgacaaaataagTTGAAACATTAGGAATGAACaattgaacttttattttttaccaaatgcatcacattcatttgtaaaaaaaaatatcttatgtcaaataacaaaactaaattgcaaatttaaaaaaaaatccaaatcaagtaaaaatgaataatacaaaaaacatacTTAAACTTTTAGAAGCTTTTCCtaacttattaaaaataattattagcTTATCCATATTTTCCAAGCTTGCTCTAAACGCAGAGTCCCCTGCTATTCAAAACATGTATCGAGATTAATTTAACATCTCATCCGACTTGAATCATCACATAAATTATTTTCTACCGTCTCAAAGTGAATCTTTACATCCCTAAAGTATAAGATTGTGAGAGTGGGTACACATCAAGTCCCCGGCACCATTTTGTTCTGTTCAGGTCAGAGTTGGCATTGACTTGGTGTGTACCCACCCTTATACAACTGTGTAATGAGTCCGAGTGTGAATGGTAGAATTTACCTGACGGTCTTTTTCTTTGACCAGCAGAGGGCGTAAGCGCTTTGTGAGTGAAGGTGATGGAGGAATCGTGAAAAGCTAGAAGACTTGAAAAAGCTCTGCCAGGCCCCTAATGCCCCGCAGACTGGCATCCCTGCAACTTTCCTGGTTACTGGCTAGTACTTGGAAATATTCAGCCTCAGAAAAGTTATCAACAATTAGAGTGACAGTTGAGAAATGCTGTTCTCTCCTCTATTACGACTTTgcttcatttatgttttttctgtttgtgcaGCAGAAGTGCTGCAGTAAATGAAAGGAGTGAACAGAATGCAGCATTGGCTTTTGATTGCCATTAAATATAGTTTGGGTCGAGGGAttcattttgctttgttttttcatcttaattgctatgttttttctttaagtgTTCACTTAAAGAAggtctctcaattttttttcatgCAGTCTAATGCATAAAATATGAATCACTCAAAAAACGAAAGTATTAAAAGAGTTGTATTATTGAAATGAAGCGCTTAATCATTAATTGTTGGgccaaaatacatttgtatgtgaTTGGGGTcaattctttttgttttcattttattgcatGCTCAGTGgcaaatttgtcatttttttcaaattattaataCTTGTGTATAAACAGCTCATATCCCTGTTTATAGAGGTCTCAAAGGAACAGTTATTTGGGAGGGTTAACTGTGACCTTTGTCTGGTTATTAATTTGAGATTTTCTCAGTGCTTATTCCTGATTTATCTTAAATGCATGTCAAAATGTTTCTGGATAATTCTGGTTCACACATGTAGAGAACTTTTTGTATGCTTTATCTGCCAAAGAATGGAGGAGAGTGCATCAACCTCAAGCTCAGACTGACACCTGGGGGAATGCTGTCCGAGAATGGTTATTTCCCATTTTCATAGAAGCCATGTTTTGTACCCTCTCTGTTTGTTGGTGCACATCAGAACAATCATTTTATCAAACTTTGTGTTTCAGTTGACAACA harbors:
- the pdcd4a gene encoding programmed cell death protein 4a; translated protein: MATEIEAWTTGPQNEGVFSLEEELNEDGPYDSEDLNELEVNGNWTPQEKALHEARLKAKAKRRLRKSSSRDSTRESLSESVSGELSTDPHSPKGKNAVNDRKSRTGKGRGLPKKGGAGGKGVWGAAGMVYEVEEPDLKDPNYDESAQGDTVYATVVPELDEKELEKTINPIVHEYFEHGDTKEVEMLLRELNLGHHRYEFSSLAVSLSFEGKASHRELTSRLLSDLSVNMLSEDDMKRAFDKILKELPDLILDTPEASQMLGQFIARAIADHALPMNFLDCYKGKVDCDHARAALDRASVLLSMKSGIMRLDNVWGVGGGQRPVKHLIKEMNLLLKEYLVSGELSEAERCLRDLEVPHFHHELVYEAVIMVLESTGNTALQMMVKLLKVFWQTGLITLDQMNRGFQRVYDELPEISLDAPHAHSIMETFVDLCFQESVITKQLRDSCPTRGRKRFVSEGDGGIVKS